Below is a window of Haloterrigena alkaliphila DNA.
CAGTGTCCCCACGTACACCCAACGTATATCCAATACATTCGTCTAAAAGTGTTGTTTTTCGAAGAAAACGCCAGGACAGGGATTTGAACCACGGTCGGACGTGCTCGCTCGCTCCGCTCGCTGTGCGCGACCTCTCTGATTCAAATCCTGTGATACCGTTTCATGATTTTGGATTACTCGCGCCGCTACGCGTCGCTCGTAGCAAGCAAAATCATGAAAACGCCAGGACAGGGATTTGAACCCTGAATCCCAAAGGGAACACGCTTTCCAGGCGTGCGCCTTACCGTTCGGCCATCCTGGCTCGGGTCAACCTAACGGGGACCGTCGTTTAACTCTTACTTTTACCGTCGCCGCCGTGTGACTCGGTTTCAGGCCCCGCGCGGCGCGCCGCCCAGACGGCGACGCGGTGCTCGAGGGCGTAGGCCGACCCCGCCGTAACCGATCCCACGAGCAGGGCGACGACGACCGCTCGCCCGATCGACAGCAGCGGGTCCCGGAGCAGGGCGTAGCCCTGGACGAGCGCCAGGAAGGCCAGACAGCCGACGGCGCCCCACAGCAGGGCCGAGACGACGCGCGGGTGGGCGTCGACCGCCGACGGCATCGGCGGCGCCATCACTCGAGGGAGGCGACGGCCTCGATTTCGACGCCGACGCCCTTCGGCAGCGCGGCGACCTCGACGGCGCTGCGGGCCGGCGGTTCGTGGTCGAAGTAGTCGGCGTAGGTCTCGTTCATCTCGTCGAAGTCGTCGATGTCCTCGAGGTAGACGGTCACCTTGAGCACGTCCGCGGAGGTCGCGCCGGCCTCGTCGAGGACCGCGTCGAGGTTGTAGAGGGCCTGTTCGGTCTGGGCCGCGATGGACTCGTCGTCGAGCGGGTCGCCGTCGGCCGTCAGGGGGATCTGTCCCGCAGTGAACAGCAGCGAGCCGTTGCTGGTCGCCTGACTGTACGCGCCGACCGCGGCCGGCGCGTCGTCGGTTTCGATGATCCGTTTCATAGTGGTCGACTCGAGGCCCGTGGGCATAAAACGGGCGAAGCGGTCGCTCGAGTTGCGCCAGCATCCGACTTGGCGGCTGGCATACGGTGGCGCGCGCTGGGCCGCGATGAGGGACGCGAGGCCTGAACGGAGCGAGGGCCTCGGAAGAGCGAACGGGGAGCGCAGCGACCGAGTGAGTCGGCTGGGGAGGGCGTGGCGATCCCTGTCTCCAGTGGAAGCAACATACTCCCTCTCTCCGTCCGAATCGAACCCACGTCCCCCTCTGGCAGAGAGCTACTCGTAACCGACATCTACCACTAGTCGAACGGAACGTACACTACTCGCGCTGGCAACACTGATTTCCACACCCTCCCCAACCGATTCGCTCGTTCCCTTCGGTCACTCGCTCATCCCTCGCACGGCTTCGTGCCGTGGTTCACTAGCCGTTCACCACGGCTCAGCGCGCGCCACTGTGGAGGATCGTCCGTCGGATAGATTCCCGTCCGAGGTTGCGTCCTGCTCGGTGGGAGGCGCGACTCAGACGAACGCCAGCGGAACCATCACGGCGACGCCGACGACGAGGCCGGCGACCAGTTCCGGTTTCCCGCCCCGCGGGAGGTCGCGGCCGACGTCGAGCGCCTCCGGGATGAACTCCGTGAGGACGAGGTAGATCATCGCGCCGGCCGCGAAGCCGAAACCGTAGGGGAGGAACTCGCGGGCGTAGCGGACGAAGCCGAACGCGAGGACGGCCCCGATCGGCTGGGGGAGACTCGAGAAGACCGCCCACCAGACGAGTTTCCAGTTGGCGACGCCCATCGAGGTCAGGGGGATCGAGATGGCGGTCCCCTCGGGGACGTTGTGAATCGAGATGGCGATCGTCATGAAGATCGCGAGCACCGGCACCGTGAAGCCGAGGACGGCGATGCCGCCCTCGAGGCCGAGGTCGGCGAAGGAGACCCCGATCGCCACGCCCTCGGGAAAGCTGTGGACGGTCAACACGCCGAGAATGAGCACGAGTTTCTTGAAGTCGGCCTCCTCGTACGCGCGGGGATCGATCTCGGCGTCCATCAGCACGTCGTGGGCGACGACCACGAGCGCGACGCCGGCGGCCATCCCCACGGCGATTTCGAACGGCGTCCCCTCGGCCAGCCCCTCCTCGACGAGGCCGAACGTCGACGCGGAGATCATGATCCCCGAGGCCAGTCCCCAGAGGACGACGTTCCGTCGGTCGCTGATCGTCTCGAAGAAGAAGAAGGGGACGGCGCCGAGGCCCGTCGCCAGCGCCGTCACGAGGCCGGCGACGAACACCAGCACGAGGTTCTCGAGGAGCGCCATCGTCGTCCCGATATTAGCCCGTGCACGTAAATCGCCACCGGAGCCCGTGCCGTCGCTCGAATACGATACGGGCACCGCCTGGCGGCGTCTCCGCTCGAGGCGCCGTCACTCCAGCAACGACCGGTACTGGCCGACGACGTCGTCGCCGGGCGCCCCGTCGAACCGGAGGCGGCCGTCGACGACGACGGAGAGGCGGTCCAGCGAGTCGGCGAAGGCCGCGACGTTGTGCGTCGAGACGACGACCGTCCGATCGTTCTCCCGGTAGTCGTCGAGGAAGCGCCCGATTCGCCGCCGCGAGTAGTCATCGACGTCGGCCAGCGGTTCGTCGAGCAGGAGGTACTGGGGGCGCTTGATCAGCGCGATCCCCAGGTCGAGTTTCTTGCGGAACCCGCCCGAGAGTTGGTCCGCGCGCCGGTCCGCGGCGGGCGCGAGGCGCAGTTCCTCGAGCAACGTCTCGAGCCACGACGCCGGCGGCGGGTCGTCGACGAACCCCCGGAAGACTTCGAGGTTCTCGCGGACGGTCAGCGACGGGTAGAAGCGCGGTTCCTGAAAGCTGTAGCCGACGGTCGCCGTCGAGCGCTCGATCCGGCCGCTCGAGGGCCGGACGAGTCCGGCCAGCAGCGCGAACAGCGTCGTCTTCCCCGACCCGTTCGGGCCGATCAGTCCGTGGAACTCCCCCGGACGGAACGCGAGGGAGATGTCCTCGAGGGCGGTCGTCTCACCGTAGCGTTTCGTCACGTCGACGAGCGCGAGTTCGGCAGTGGCGTCGTGGGTTTCGGAATCGGTCGCGGCGCGCGTTTCGCCGTGAGTCGGATCGGTACCAGTCTTCGTTGTCGGATCGGTATCAGTCATCGTTATCGCCTCCGTCGGTAGACGACCAGCGCCAGTTGCAGGGCGACGAGCGACGCCAGCGCCGTCGCGGCGAGCCACAGCAGGTAGTCGGCGTACAGCGCGGCCGGAGCGTCGCGCAACATCGTGCTCCGGAGCGTGATCGCCGAGTAGTGGGTCGGCAGCGCCCGGGCGATCGTCTGCTGGGTCGTCGAGAAGAAGCCGACCGGGTAGACGATACTCGAGAGGCCGAGGACGGCCAGCGACAGCCCGAGATTGACGAACAGCGCCGTCTGCCGGAGACCGAGCGCGAAGCAGACGGCCAGCCCGATCGCCGCCAGATAGCAGAAGGTGAGCCCCAGTACGAGCAGCGTCGCGGGAGCGAGGACGGCCACGTCGTAGCCGAGCCACGCCGCCGTCGCGGCGATGACTACCGCCGGAACGGCGAGGACGGCCCCGTAGAAACAGAGTTTGCTCGCGACGACCGTCTCGAGGCTCGACTCCGTCTGCAGCCGATCGAGCACGAGCCGTTCGGAGCGCACCTGATAGGGCAGGTAGACCAGCCCGTAGAGCGTCACGAACGCGAAGACGCCGGTCGGCACGAGGAACTCGGAGAGGGTTCGCGGCTCGCCGACGCGGTCGTGGGCGACGCTCACGTCCGCCGCGACGCTCGCGTCGAGTTGGGATTCGGCGACGCCGATGCTCTGCTCGACCGGTTCCTCGAAGGGGACGAAGGCGTGATCGGAGACGACGGTCAGGTTCGCGTCGGTCTCCGGGTTCATCACGTCGGTCGGTACCCGTACGATCAGATAGATCTCCTCGCGCTGGAGGGCCTCGCGGGCCTCGGCCGACGACTCGTACTCGATCGGCGTCGCGAACCCGGCCAGTCCGGCCTCGGCGACGGCGACGTCGGTGTCGGTCGCGTTCGCCTCGGGGACGATGCCGACCGGCACGTCGCGCGGAATCGTCTGCTCGAAGACCGCGGTGCCGACGACCAGCCCGCCGGGCAACAAGAGTAGCAGGACGACGATCAGGCCCAGGTTCCGTCGGACGGTGATCGTCTCCTTTCGCAGCAGTGCGAGCAGATCCACGTCCCCTCACACCTCGTCGAGGAGGGCGAACACGTCGACGCTGCCCTCGTACTGCAACCTGACGACCGCGCCGTCCCGCCCGAGGTCGATGTCGCCGGGCTCGAGTCCGTCGAGATCGCTCGCCTCGAGATCGACGCCCTCGAGGTTCGTGACGATTTCCGGATCGGTGAGCAGCGGGAGCAGCCCCTCGAGGACCGACTCCAGTTCCGCGGCGGCGTCCTCGTCGCTGACGTGCAGCGCGGCGTCGAGCGCGGTCCCCTGGTCGGTCGCGGCGTAGCTCCGTCCGACCGCTTCGATCGCCTCGAAGGGGTCGCCGTTCACCAGCGGGTGCGACTGCACCGACTCCGGGAGGAACGATCCGGACGGCAGCGACGCGACGGTCAACTGCGCGCCGCGGGCGTCGTCGTGGGCGTCGCGAAGTCGGCCGTCGACGGGGCCGGCGCCCCCGTGCCGGACGGCGAGCGCGGCCTCGACCGCCGCCCCGTCGCCGGCGACGAACCGACCGTCGGTGAGGGAGCCGAGAACGACGGGGGCGGTCGTCGAGCCGGCCGGCTCGCTGGTCCGTTCATCCGACTCGTTCGGGTCCGGTGTGGTCGATTCGGTCGAATCCGCCGCGTCCGCGGCCGGCGCGTCGGTCGGGCGATACAGGACCGACTCGTCCTCGAACGACTCCGCCTCGTATTCGAGGCCGGTCGCCTCCTCGAGCGAGGCGACGGCCGCGTCGGTCGTCCAATCGCCCTCGGCGACGACGGCGGTGGCGGCCCCGTCGCTCCCGGGAACTGCGAACGAGAGCGTCTCGATCGCGTCGAGCGGGTCCAGTCCGGTTCGGGCT
It encodes the following:
- a CDS encoding Rid family detoxifying hydrolase, which gives rise to MKRIIETDDAPAAVGAYSQATSNGSLLFTAGQIPLTADGDPLDDESIAAQTEQALYNLDAVLDEAGATSADVLKVTVYLEDIDDFDEMNETYADYFDHEPPARSAVEVAALPKGVGVEIEAVASLE
- a CDS encoding ZIP family metal transporter, with amino-acid sequence MALLENLVLVFVAGLVTALATGLGAVPFFFFETISDRRNVVLWGLASGIMISASTFGLVEEGLAEGTPFEIAVGMAAGVALVVVAHDVLMDAEIDPRAYEEADFKKLVLILGVLTVHSFPEGVAIGVSFADLGLEGGIAVLGFTVPVLAIFMTIAISIHNVPEGTAISIPLTSMGVANWKLVWWAVFSSLPQPIGAVLAFGFVRYAREFLPYGFGFAAGAMIYLVLTEFIPEALDVGRDLPRGGKPELVAGLVVGVAVMVPLAFV
- a CDS encoding ABC transporter ATP-binding protein → MTDTDPTTKTGTDPTHGETRAATDSETHDATAELALVDVTKRYGETTALEDISLAFRPGEFHGLIGPNGSGKTTLFALLAGLVRPSSGRIERSTATVGYSFQEPRFYPSLTVRENLEVFRGFVDDPPPASWLETLLEELRLAPAADRRADQLSGGFRKKLDLGIALIKRPQYLLLDEPLADVDDYSRRRIGRFLDDYRENDRTVVVSTHNVAAFADSLDRLSVVVDGRLRFDGAPGDDVVGQYRSLLE
- a CDS encoding ABC transporter permease, whose protein sequence is MDLLALLRKETITVRRNLGLIVVLLLLLPGGLVVGTAVFEQTIPRDVPVGIVPEANATDTDVAVAEAGLAGFATPIEYESSAEAREALQREEIYLIVRVPTDVMNPETDANLTVVSDHAFVPFEEPVEQSIGVAESQLDASVAADVSVAHDRVGEPRTLSEFLVPTGVFAFVTLYGLVYLPYQVRSERLVLDRLQTESSLETVVASKLCFYGAVLAVPAVVIAATAAWLGYDVAVLAPATLLVLGLTFCYLAAIGLAVCFALGLRQTALFVNLGLSLAVLGLSSIVYPVGFFSTTQQTIARALPTHYSAITLRSTMLRDAPAALYADYLLWLAATALASLVALQLALVVYRRRR